One Mastacembelus armatus chromosome 10, fMasArm1.2, whole genome shotgun sequence DNA window includes the following coding sequences:
- the LOC113144064 gene encoding chromosome-associated kinesin KIF4A isoform X2, with product MATVNVNAPMCEAAEIVRVGVVLTTPPEGKDCVVTREDGHAVRYTSGKNEEAESFVFDQVETADTMQNFHHELLQPLTASISSGYNGALLICGASTEKICTLIDHSIIKQLLANLFSCMSSQVKDELFISMSFLQFYPDGSAVDLLSPSRQPLKLVTHPVLGNLVGGLCEVCVCSEEEAYTLYKTCRETLKSSADSIYKRCSSLFSLAVEWKHHPEDLEVCRSRLQLFSLAGGASRADLRGSVTQVSPLVKIVDQIPHGATTSDKFLPFLLHDALTGNNRTVLIYCINPQGLLDDETPSALALAQKVRRLITKPTVGCWHPRASEQEIRDNVMDLRTIMMSEGGDDVHNTYRLAELIQNLQIVKEQSWEKRREESKKIKFKIKKSLNSNKQLSSDHSTDCNESTDTMKSLQDQLRREVEEHIREGKGSVGKVQNRVARIQQLKEAVREEALKCGVAADKSDFRQQSQLEYNIAQERRRQLKEDHGRLIQDEVEKMERDLAQEQLLTEGPQRELLILTRERQILVLQIEALRTEAQQAERDLQDQHHRHQRELQCLREESLQVFREFRQVSEEQRKMSEGRYRSILLEAVQDAIYLSAQNQQLQADNKQLHKALGELKDVLAVRGDLKEEMFSQQK from the exons ATGGCTACTGTCAATGTGAATGCACCT AtgtgtgaagcagctgaaatAGTAAGGGTGGGAGTTGTACTTACTACACCCCCAG AGGGTAAAGACTGTGTAGTTACTAGGGAAGATGGACATGCTGTGAGGTACACATCAGGAAAAAATGAg GAAGCAGAATCCTTCGTATTTGACCAAGTTGAGACTGCTGACACCATGCAG AATTTCCACCATGAGCTCCTGCAGCCTCTCACTGCGTCGATATCCAGCGGATATAATGGAGCACTGCTGATATGTGGAGCTTCCACAGAGAAGATTTGCACCCTGATTGATCATAGCATCATCAAACAG CTACTGGCAAATCTGTTTAGTTGCATGTCATCACAAGTGAAAGACGAGCTGTTCATCTCCATGTCGTTCCTTCAG TTTTATCCAGATGGCAGTGCTGTGGATCTCCTGAGCCCTAGTAGACAGCCTCTAAAACTTGTAACACACCCAGTGCTTGGAAA TCTTGTAGGAGGTCtatgtgaggtgtgtgtgtgttcagaagAAGAAGCCTACACACTGTATAAAACATGCAGGGAGACACTGAAGTCCAGTGCAGACTCCATTTACAAAAG ATGCAGTTCCTTGTTCTCACTGGCTGTTGAGTGGAAACATCATCCAGAGGACTTAGAGGTTTGCCGCAGCAGGCTGCAGCTGTTCAGCCTGGCAGGAGGAGCCAGCAGAGCTGACCTCAGAGGGTCAGTCACACA AGTCAGCCCACTGGTGAAGATTGTGGATCAAATCCCACATGGAGCCACAACAAGTGACAAGTTCCTCCCTTTCCTTTTACATGACGCCTTAACAGGAAACAACAGGACAGTCCTCATCTACTGTATTAACCCTCAGG GTCTTCTAGATGATGAGACCCCGTCTGCCTTAGCTTTGGCTCAGAAAGTGAGAAGACTGATAACTAAGCCCACTGTTGGTTGCTGGCACCCAAGAGCATCTGAGCAAGAGATCAGGGATAACGTCATGGATCTACGAACTATAATGATGTCAGAAGGGGGAGATGATGTTCACAACACTTACAGGCTGGCAGAGCTGATCCAAAATCTGCAG ATTGTAAAGGAGCAGTCatgggagaagaggagggaagagTCAAAGAAGATcaaattcaaaataaag AAATCCTTAAATAGCAATAAGCAGCTTTCAAGCGACCACAGCACCGATTGCAACGAGAGTACAGACACAATGAAATCCTTACAGGATCAGCTGAGACGGGAAGTGGAAGAACATATTAGAG AGGGTAAAGGGAGTGTAGGGAAAGTCCAGAACAGAGTGGCAAGAATCCAGCAGCTGAAGGAGGCTGTCAGGGAGGAGGCACTCAAGTGCGGGGTTGCTGCAGATAAATCAGACTTCCGTCAACAA TCTCAGCTGGAGTACAACATAGCACAGGAGCGGAGGAGGCAACTTAAGGAGGATCATGGGAGATTAATTCAGGATGAGGTGGAGAAGATGGAAAGAGATTTGGCACAGGAACAGCTACTG ACAGAAGGCCCCCAGAGAGAGCTGCTGATACTGACCAGAGAGAGGCAGATCCTGGTGCTGCAGATAGAGGCCCTGCGCACTGAGGCCCAGCAGGCTGAGAGAGACCTGCAGGATCAACATCACAGGCACCAAAGAGAGCTGCAgtgtctgagggaggagagcCTGCag GTCTTCAGAGAGTTTCGTCAGGTAAGCGAAGAacagaggaaaatgtcagagggCAGGTACAGAAGTATACTGCTGGAGGCTGTGCAGGATGCCATCTACCTGTCTGCCCAGAACCAGCAGCTACAGGCGGACAACAAACAACTCCACAAAG cTCTGGGAGAGCTAAAGGACGTTCTAGCTGTGAGAGGTGATCTTAAGGAGGAAATGTTTTCCCAACAAAAATGA
- the cd74a gene encoding CD74 molecule, major histocompatibility complex, class II invariant chain a: MAHSQEDSTLDTGSLAGSEEALVTPVQPRGGSNSRALKVAGLVTLACLLLASQVFTAYMVFNQKQQIHTLQKNSDRMSKQLTRSSKAVAPVRMAMPMNSLPLLMDFTSDEDSKSSKTPLTKLQDNAVVSVEGQLKDLMKEFQLPEFNETFSANVQRLKQQLNDTEWISFETWMRYWLIFQMAQEKPATPTPQTATMIKTKCQLEAAPGSSKVGTYKPQCDEQGRYLPMQCWHATGFCWCVDEYGKVIEGTQMRGHPDCQRGRAVSRRTMLTPRLMQKTSFEDN, encoded by the exons ATGGCCCACTCTCAAGAAGATTCAACCCTGGACACAGGGAGTCTGGCAGGCAGTGAAGAGGCCCTGGTTACCCCTGTACAACCCAGAGG GGGCTCCAACAGTCGGGCTTTGAAGGTGGCAGGCCTGGTGACCCTGGCATGCCTCCTGCTGGCCAGCCAGGTCTTCACTGCCTACATGGTTTTCAACCAGAAGCAGCAGATCCACACGCTGCAGAAGAACTCTGACAGAATGAGCAAACAGCTGACCCGCTCATCCAAAG CTGTGGCTCCAGTGAGGATGGCCATGCCCATGAACAGCCTGCCTCTTCTGATGGACTTCACTTCGGATGAGGACTCTAAGTCATCCAAGACACCCCTGACA AAACTGCAGGACAATGCTGTTGTCAGTGTGGAGGGACAGCTGAAGGATCTCATGAAG gagTTCCAGCTCCCAGAGTTCAACGAGACCTTCTCTGCCAACGTCCAGAGACTCAAGCAGCAGCTCAATGACACCGAGTGGATC AGCTTTGAGACCTGGATGCGTTACTGGCTGATCTTCCAGATGGCCCAGGAGAAGCCTGCAACCCCCACACCTCAGACAG CCACTATGATTAAGACCAAATGCCAGCTAGAGGCTGCACCTGGATCCAGCAAGGTCGGTACCTACAAGCCACAGTGTGACGAGCAGGGCCGCTACCTGCCCATGCAGTGCTGGCACGCCACCGGTTTCTGCTGGTGTGTGGACGAGTATGGCAAAGTCATCGAGGGCACTCAGATGCGTGGTCACCCTGACTGTCAGAGGGGTAGAGCAG TTTCTCGCCGCACAATGCTCACACCCAGGCTGATGCAGAAGACCAGCTTTGAGG ataactga
- the LOC113144064 gene encoding chromosome-associated kinesin KIF4A isoform X1, which translates to MATVNVNAPMCEAAEIVRVGVVLTTPPEGKDCVVTREDGHAVRYTSGKNEEAESFVFDQVETADTMQNFHHELLQPLTASISSGYNGALLICGASTEKICTLIDHSIIKQLLANLFSCMSSQVKDELFISMSFLQFYPDGSAVDLLSPSRQPLKLVTHPVLGNLVGGLCEVCVCSEEEAYTLYKTCRETLKSSADSIYKRCSSLFSLAVEWKHHPEDLEVCRSRLQLFSLAGGASRADLRGVSPLVKIVDQIPHGATTSDKFLPFLLHDALTGNNRTVLIYCINPQGLLDDETPSALALAQKVRRLITKPTVGCWHPRASEQEIRDNVMDLRTIMMSEGGDDVHNTYRLAELIQNLQIVKEQSWEKRREESKKIKFKIKKSLNSNKQLSSDHSTDCNESTDTMKSLQDQLRREVEEHIRGKILASKNRPTATTLDSVLGAFLISTEGKGSVGKVQNRVARIQQLKEAVREEALKCGVAADKSDFRQQSQLEYNIAQERRRQLKEDHGRLIQDEVEKMERDLAQEQLLTEGPQRELLILTRERQILVLQIEALRTEAQQAERDLQDQHHRHQRELQCLREESLQVFREFRQVSEEQRKMSEGRYRSILLEAVQDAIYLSAQNQQLQADNKQLHKALGELKDVLAVRGDLKEEMFSQQK; encoded by the exons ATGGCTACTGTCAATGTGAATGCACCT AtgtgtgaagcagctgaaatAGTAAGGGTGGGAGTTGTACTTACTACACCCCCAG AGGGTAAAGACTGTGTAGTTACTAGGGAAGATGGACATGCTGTGAGGTACACATCAGGAAAAAATGAg GAAGCAGAATCCTTCGTATTTGACCAAGTTGAGACTGCTGACACCATGCAG AATTTCCACCATGAGCTCCTGCAGCCTCTCACTGCGTCGATATCCAGCGGATATAATGGAGCACTGCTGATATGTGGAGCTTCCACAGAGAAGATTTGCACCCTGATTGATCATAGCATCATCAAACAG CTACTGGCAAATCTGTTTAGTTGCATGTCATCACAAGTGAAAGACGAGCTGTTCATCTCCATGTCGTTCCTTCAG TTTTATCCAGATGGCAGTGCTGTGGATCTCCTGAGCCCTAGTAGACAGCCTCTAAAACTTGTAACACACCCAGTGCTTGGAAA TCTTGTAGGAGGTCtatgtgaggtgtgtgtgtgttcagaagAAGAAGCCTACACACTGTATAAAACATGCAGGGAGACACTGAAGTCCAGTGCAGACTCCATTTACAAAAG ATGCAGTTCCTTGTTCTCACTGGCTGTTGAGTGGAAACATCATCCAGAGGACTTAGAGGTTTGCCGCAGCAGGCTGCAGCTGTTCAGCCTGGCAGGAGGAGCCAGCAGAGCTGACCTCAGAGG AGTCAGCCCACTGGTGAAGATTGTGGATCAAATCCCACATGGAGCCACAACAAGTGACAAGTTCCTCCCTTTCCTTTTACATGACGCCTTAACAGGAAACAACAGGACAGTCCTCATCTACTGTATTAACCCTCAGG GTCTTCTAGATGATGAGACCCCGTCTGCCTTAGCTTTGGCTCAGAAAGTGAGAAGACTGATAACTAAGCCCACTGTTGGTTGCTGGCACCCAAGAGCATCTGAGCAAGAGATCAGGGATAACGTCATGGATCTACGAACTATAATGATGTCAGAAGGGGGAGATGATGTTCACAACACTTACAGGCTGGCAGAGCTGATCCAAAATCTGCAG ATTGTAAAGGAGCAGTCatgggagaagaggagggaagagTCAAAGAAGATcaaattcaaaataaag AAATCCTTAAATAGCAATAAGCAGCTTTCAAGCGACCACAGCACCGATTGCAACGAGAGTACAGACACAATGAAATCCTTACAGGATCAGCTGAGACGGGAAGTGGAAGAACATATTAGAGGTAAAATTCTGGCATCCAAAAATAGGCCAACTGCTACAACCTTGGACAGTGTGTTAGGAGCCTTTCTCATATCCACAGAGGGTAAAGGGAGTGTAGGGAAAGTCCAGAACAGAGTGGCAAGAATCCAGCAGCTGAAGGAGGCTGTCAGGGAGGAGGCACTCAAGTGCGGGGTTGCTGCAGATAAATCAGACTTCCGTCAACAA TCTCAGCTGGAGTACAACATAGCACAGGAGCGGAGGAGGCAACTTAAGGAGGATCATGGGAGATTAATTCAGGATGAGGTGGAGAAGATGGAAAGAGATTTGGCACAGGAACAGCTACTG ACAGAAGGCCCCCAGAGAGAGCTGCTGATACTGACCAGAGAGAGGCAGATCCTGGTGCTGCAGATAGAGGCCCTGCGCACTGAGGCCCAGCAGGCTGAGAGAGACCTGCAGGATCAACATCACAGGCACCAAAGAGAGCTGCAgtgtctgagggaggagagcCTGCag GTCTTCAGAGAGTTTCGTCAGGTAAGCGAAGAacagaggaaaatgtcagagggCAGGTACAGAAGTATACTGCTGGAGGCTGTGCAGGATGCCATCTACCTGTCTGCCCAGAACCAGCAGCTACAGGCGGACAACAAACAACTCCACAAAG cTCTGGGAGAGCTAAAGGACGTTCTAGCTGTGAGAGGTGATCTTAAGGAGGAAATGTTTTCCCAACAAAAATGA
- the ndst1a gene encoding bifunctional heparan sulfate N-deacetylase/N-sulfotransferase 1: MLGCVTRLRRLVRLLPLQTSLLLLFLFCTVSVCISAYFLYGVKRELEPSGGGVSGAEGASADSDDPRVTPSRLLPLRSVSGGPGVELGVARTDPVVLVFVESQYSQLGQEIVAILESGRFKYRTEISPGKGDMPTLTDKERGRFTLVIYENILKYVNLDAWNRELLDKYCVEYGVGIIGFFKANENSLLSAQLKGFPLFLHSNLGLKDCTVNPKSPLLYITRSGQPLPGPLPGDDWTVFQSNHSTYEPVLLAKTQSAESVASMGQNAALLPSVVQDLGLHDGIQRVLFGNNLVFWLHKLVFVDAVAFLTGKRLSLSLERYILVDIDDIFVGKEGTRMKVPDVKALLETQKELRTHVPNFTFNLGFSGKFFHAGSDEEDLGDDLLLSYVKEFWWFPHMWSHMQPHLFHNQSVLAEQMLLNKKFAMEHGIPTNMGYAVAPHHSGVYPVHIQLYEAWKKVWGIKVTSTEEYPHLKPARFRRGFIHSGISVLPRQTCGLFTHTIFYKDYPGSPNELDKLINGGELFLTVLLNPISIFMTHLSNYGNDRLGLYTFKSLVTFVQTWTNLKMQTLPPVQLAQKYFSLFPSERDPLWQDPCEDKRHKDIWSKEKTCDRFPKLLVIGPQKTGTTALYLFLGMHPDLTSNYPSKETFEEIQFFNGHNYHRGIDWYMEYFPLPSNTSSDYYFEKSANYFDSEVTAQRAAALLPKAKIITILINPADRAYSWYQHQRAHDDPVALKYTFHEVITAGHDSPVKLRVLQNRCLVPGWYAIHLERWLNYYHPSQLLVLDGQMLKTEPASVMDKIQKFLGLTNIINYHKILAFDPKKGFWCQLLEGGKTKCLGKSKGRRYPDMDPESQGFLREYYRDHNIELSKLLYRMGQPLPSWLREELVHTR, translated from the exons ATGCTGGGATGCGTGACACGCCTCCGTCGGCTGGTCCGTCTCCTGCCTCTACAGACCtccctccttcttctcttcctcttctgcaCTGTCAGCGTCTGTATCTCTGCCTACTTTCTCTATGGCGTCAAGCGGGAGCTGGAGCCATCGGGAGGGGGAGTATCCGGAGCCGAGGGAGCATCCGCTGACTCGGATGACCCTAGAGTCACTCCGTCCCGACTGCTACCTTTACGAAGTGTCTCAGGGGGCCCCGGGGTGGAACTTGGAGTTGCCAGGACAGATCCTGTGGTTCTGGTGTTTGTGGAAAGTCAGTATTCTCAACTGGGTCAGGAGATTGTGGCCATTTTGGAGTCTGGCCGGTTCAAGTACCGGACTGAGATCTCTCCTGGCAAAGGGGACATGCCCACATtaacagacaaagagagagggCGTTTCACACTGGTGATTTACGAGAACATTCTCAAGTATGTTAATTTGGATGCCTGGAACCGAGAGCTGCTGGACAAATACTGCGTGGAATATGGAGTAGGCATCATTGGCTTCTTCAAG GCCAATGAAAACAGTTTGCTCAGTGCACAGCTGAAAGGCTTCCCGCTCTTTCTTCACTCGAACTTGGGGCTAAAGGACTGCACGGTAAACCCCAAGTCCCCCCTGCTCTATATCACTCGATCAGGGCAGCCTTTGCCAGGTCCTCTCCCTGGGGATGACTGGACTGTTTTCCAGTCCAACCACTCTACATATGAGCCAGTGTTGCTGGCCAAGACCCAGTCAGCTGAGAGCGTTGCATCAATGGGACAGAACGCTGCTCTGCTCCCGTCGGTGGTGCAGGACCTGGGCCTCCACGACGGTATTCAGAGGGTCCTGTTTGGCAACAATTTGGTCTTCTGGCTTCACAAGCTAGTGTTTGTGGATGCTGTGGCCTTTCTGACGGGGAAGAGGCTCTCATTATCGCTAGAGCGTTACATCCTGGTGGACATAGACGACATCTTCGTGGGCAAAGAGGGCACACGCATGAAGGTGCCTGACGTAAAG GCCCTGCTGGAGACACAGAAGGAGCTGCGCACCCACGTGCCCAACTTCACCTTCAATCTGGGCTTCTCAGGGAAATTCTTTCACGCTG GGTCTGATGAGGAGGACCTGGGAGATGACCTGCTGCTTTCCTATGTGAAGGAGTTCTGGTGGTTTCCTCACATGTGGAGCCACATGCAGCCGCATCTATTCCACAACCAGTCTGTGCTGGCTGAGCAGATGTTGCTCAACAAGAAATTTGCCATG GAGCATGGCATCCCCACTAACATGGGCTATGCAGTGGCACCTCACCACTCAGGCGTTTACCCTGTCCACATACAGTTGTACGAAGCCTGGAAGAAAGTCTGGGGTATCAAGGTGACCAGCACAGAGGAGTACCCACACCTGAAGCCTGCTCGCTTCCGGCGAGGTTTCATCCACAGCGGCATTAGC gTGCTGCCCAGGCAGACATGTGGTCTTTTCACACACACCATCTTCTATAAAGACTACCCTGGCAGTCCAAATGAACTGGACAAGCTCATCAATGGGGGAGAACTGTTCCTCACTGTTCTGCTGAACCCT ATCAGTATCTTCATGACCCATTTGTCCAACTATGGGAATGATCGCCTCGGCCTGTACACATTTAAAAGCCTGGTGACGTTTGTCCAGACATGGACTAACCTGAAGATGCAGACCCTGCCACCTGTTCAGTTGGCCCAGAAGTATTTCAGCCTGTTCCCCTCTGAGAGGGATCCCCTCTGGCAG GATCCGTGTGAGGACAAAAGGCACAAGGACATTTGGtccaaagagaaaacatgtgACCGTTTCCCCAAACTGCTTGTCATCGGGCCTCAAAAAACAG GGACGACAGCACTCTACCTGTTTCTTGGCATGCACCCTGACCTGACCAGTAACTACCCCAGCAAGGAGACCTTTGAGGAAATCCAGTTCTTCAATGGGCACAACTACCACAGAGGAATTGACTG GTATATGGAGTACTTCCCTCTGCCCTCCAACACTAGTTCAGACTACTATTTTGAGAAGAGTGCCAACTACTTTGACTCCGAGGTGACTGCTCAGAGGGCTGCGGCTCTCCTGCCCAAAGCCAagatcatcaccatcctcatcaACCCAGCAGACAGAGCTTACTCTTGGTACCAG CACCAAAGAGCCCATGATGACCCGGTGGCGTTGAAATACACCTTCCATGAAGTCATCACAGCAGGCCATGATTCACCAGTCAAACTGCGGGTCCTCCAGAATCGCTGTCTGGTACCAGGCTGGTATGCCATCCACCTGGAGCGCTGGCTGAACTACTACCACCCCAGCCAG CTGTTGGTTTTGGATGGACAGATGCTGAAGACTGAGCCTGCGTCAGTTATGGATAAAATCCAGAAGTTTTTAGGCCTCACCAATATCATCAACTACCACAAGATCTTAGC aTTTGACCCTAAGAAAGGTTTTTGGTGTCAGCTGTTGGAAGGAGGGAAAACAAAGTGTTTGGGAAAGAGTAAAGGGCGCAGGTACCCTGACATGGACCCCGAG TCGCAGGGGTTCCTCAGGGAGTACTATAGGGATCACAATATTGAGCTGTCCAAGCTGCTCTACAGAATGGGTCAGCCACTACCCAGCTGGCTTAGGGAAGAGCTGGTCCACACCAGGTAG